The proteins below are encoded in one region of Ferruginibacter lapsinanis:
- a CDS encoding universal stress protein, translated as MKKILIATDFSKVATNAAYYGAEMAKAIGADIILFHTYHIPVSAAELPLQSVNVLEMKHAAEESMAALEEKIKSITGNTVNVSTEAILGYMPEDLETYCKKINPFIIIMGAKGQTDLENIFFGSTTLSTIRHLTWPIIAIPEVQKYSSIKNIGFACDFTEAVETTPADRIKEIVKTFNARLHVIKISTHNRFIEITPHETVLLHTMLDDIKPVYHYIEHTDVEAGVHQFAKEHNMDMIIVIPKKHSLIGKLFHTSNTKKFITKSEIPVLCMHDE; from the coding sequence ATGAAAAAGATCCTCATTGCTACCGATTTTTCCAAAGTGGCTACAAATGCCGCTTATTATGGAGCTGAAATGGCAAAAGCCATCGGAGCTGATATCATTTTATTTCATACCTATCATATACCAGTAAGCGCTGCAGAACTTCCATTGCAATCTGTAAATGTATTGGAGATGAAGCATGCTGCTGAGGAAAGCATGGCTGCATTAGAAGAAAAAATAAAATCAATTACAGGCAATACCGTTAATGTTAGTACAGAAGCTATACTTGGTTATATGCCTGAGGACCTGGAAACCTATTGCAAAAAAATTAATCCCTTTATTATTATAATGGGAGCAAAAGGACAAACCGACCTTGAAAATATATTTTTTGGAAGTACTACCCTCTCCACGATCAGGCATTTAACCTGGCCAATAATTGCTATCCCCGAAGTGCAAAAATACAGCAGCATAAAAAACATCGGATTTGCCTGCGATTTTACAGAAGCCGTAGAAACAACACCTGCAGACAGAATAAAGGAAATTGTAAAAACATTCAATGCAAGACTTCACGTAATTAAAATATCTACCCATAATCGATTTATAGAGATCACCCCACACGAGACCGTTTTGCTGCATACAATGCTAGACGACATAAAGCCTGTGTATCATTATATCGAGCATACGGATGTTGAAGCTGGTGTTCATCAGTTTGCAAAAGAACATAATATGGACATGATCATTGTGATCCCTAAAAAGCATAGTTTAATTGGAAAACTTTTTCATACAAGCAATACAAAGAAATTTATTACCAAATCAGAGATACCTGTGCTGTGTATGCATGATGAATAA
- a CDS encoding DUF6089 family protein, with product MKANEKLLSLFVIAVAFNTVSAKAQLFSNISIGANGGAYVYQGDLAPSGMGSLKTTTAGFNIYAQKALSDYLSFRFNVGIAKLRGDESKYSSPAYRQQRNFMFSTPLKELSGLILWNIKGSNFSNNGAAPYLLSGITFSFLRTQIDYSRLDTSQYKDPTVFANIARDVNHGTPRVIPVIPIGGGVEFPLSQKLFLTTEASYRFSFTDYIDGFSLAAGPDKKDHYYSATIGLRYRFNNNDDEGSGKGNKTGCPANVY from the coding sequence ATGAAAGCAAATGAAAAACTCCTCTCACTATTTGTTATTGCAGTAGCATTCAATACTGTTTCTGCAAAAGCACAATTATTCAGCAATATAAGCATTGGCGCAAATGGAGGTGCATATGTTTACCAGGGAGATCTTGCGCCGTCTGGTATGGGGTCATTAAAGACTACCACAGCAGGCTTTAATATTTATGCTCAAAAAGCATTGAGTGATTATCTGTCATTTCGTTTCAATGTTGGTATTGCTAAATTGAGAGGGGATGAAAGTAAATACAGTTCTCCTGCATACAGGCAACAACGGAATTTTATGTTCTCTACACCATTGAAAGAATTATCCGGGCTTATTTTATGGAATATCAAAGGGAGTAATTTCAGTAATAATGGAGCTGCTCCTTACTTATTAAGTGGCATAACTTTCTCTTTTCTACGAACTCAAATAGATTATAGCAGGTTAGATACTTCTCAATATAAAGATCCCACAGTGTTTGCTAATATTGCCAGAGATGTAAATCACGGCACACCTAGGGTGATCCCTGTGATACCAATTGGTGGGGGAGTAGAATTTCCGCTTTCACAAAAATTATTTCTTACTACAGAAGCATCGTATCGGTTCTCATTCACAGACTATATAGATGGCTTCAGTCTTGCTGCAGGCCCCGACAAGAAAGATCATTATTATAGTGCAACGATCGGGTTAAGGTATAGATTCAATAACAATGATGATGAAGGCAGTGGTAAAGGCAATAAGACAGGGTGTCCTGCAAATGTTTATTAA